In the genome of Candidatus Electrothrix rattekaaiensis, the window AAACAGCTCCCTCTCCCTCAATTCCGGTTTGCGGCTCCACTCGAATATCGCCCCCATGAAATTTCATGATCTTTTTGACCACAGCCAGTCCGACGCCGGTTCCTTCTGTATTTGCTTCAAGGCGATAAAAAAGCCCAAAAATCTTTTCATGGTACTCCAAGGGAATTCCAGGGCCATTATCCTTGCAGAAAATATACCACCAATCCTCATCTTCAGCGGCATAAATTTCCATCCGCCCTCCCTCATCATTATGTGCATACTTCAAGGCATTGGAAAGAATATTTTCAAAAACCTGGAGCACTCTGCTCTCATTCGCATAAATTACAGGAAGTTCTGAGGTGGTCTCAGAAGTAAAACCTGCATTCCGCAGACGTATGCTCTGGTTTTTGGCAAGATTACTGAGCAACTCATTCAGATCAAGGCGTTTTTTTGACATATCCATCCTGCCTACCCGACTGAGTTCCAGCAGATCTTTGATCAGTTGGCTCATCCGTTCATTGGCTGTGGCCACCCTGTCCAATTTGGCCACAGCCTGCTCGTATTTTCCTTGACTAGCAAGCTTACGAATAATACTGATAAAACCCATGCTGGTCACAATAGGCGATTTCAGGTCGTGGGAGACCGTATACACAAATTGTTCCAGCTCCTCATTGGACCGTCTGAGTTCCTTTCTGCTCTCTTCAAGGGCGATATTTCTTTGCTTAAAACTCCCTGCTGCGACGGTCAGTTCCCCTAATTCATCTCTGAGTACATATTCCGGAATTTCCGCTTCTGAAGAACCCGAAGCAAGCCTTCTGAAGGTTTGGGTCAGACGATTGAGCGGAACAGTAATGCTTCGACTGATAAGAAAAGAAAAAAAACCTATAAAAAGAAGCAAACTTATTGCCGAGAAGAACAAGAAGCGAGAAGTTGCCCTGATATTGTCGAGCATCTGTTCCTGGAGATGCTCGGATCTCCAAGATATCACGGACGAGAGGCGTTTTGCCTGATACATTGTTTCG includes:
- a CDS encoding HAMP domain-containing sensor histidine kinase — protein: MIPFLIREIPLKKRIYSGYLVTGGVALVIALLSYGSLSTLAGDFHSVITFSRYAEEIMSFSAQMSKMQRQALIYIYSGHNAAGDRVGEIYADMLEGIGRIQGEEQLDTLDYLQETKKYLNTYYKSFQEVRTQRDIQQRLVRREFRKQATKAQLLIEEQIAALQDNDIQRTLQYYRMLNFLLQIEKNAYRYFDSLDGSFVYAAKESIQKTEKAIATLLQQPQGDLERLEEIASVLARYESSFLEAVQRTRGYLYLVNVVMSAQAYETMYQAKRLSSVISWRSEHLQEQMLDNIRATSRFLFFSAISLLLFIGFFSFLISRSITVPLNRLTQTFRRLASGSSEAEIPEYVLRDELGELTVAAGSFKQRNIALEESRKELRRSNEELEQFVYTVSHDLKSPIVTSMGFISIIRKLASQGKYEQAVAKLDRVATANERMSQLIKDLLELSRVGRMDMSKKRLDLNELLSNLAKNQSIRLRNAGFTSETTSELPVIYANESRVLQVFENILSNALKYAHNDEGGRMEIYAAEDEDWWYIFCKDNGPGIPLEYHEKIFGLFYRLEANTEGTGVGLAVVKKIMKFHGGDIRVEPQTGIEGEGAVFRLTFPKHPPDKMNNVVNESGRSE